One part of the Salvelinus fontinalis isolate EN_2023a chromosome 4, ASM2944872v1, whole genome shotgun sequence genome encodes these proteins:
- the cd59 gene encoding CD59 glycoprotein: MNNYSGICLVFFFAIFGLGSAILCVKCKDYTGSCTKTQDCSYDDACLTLTERGGQTYRQCIKYSDCDYNRLAQMFPAVPNFYYKCCTGDLCNGAASIGTGKPLLGLLASLAVMWWCMH, translated from the exons ATGAACAATTATTCTGGAATATGCTTAGTGTTCTTTTTTGCAATATTTGGATTGG GCTCTGCCATCCTCTGTGTCAAATGCAAGGATTACACAGGGAGCTGCACAAAAACACAGGACTGTAGTTATGATGATGCCTGCCTGACACTGACTGAGAGAG GGGGACAGACATATCGGCAGTGCATCAAGTACTCTGACTGCGACTACAATCGACTGGCCCAGATGTTCCCAGCTGTACCAAACTTCTACTACAAATGTTGCACCGGTGATCTATGCAACGGAGCCGCATCCATTGGTACTGGCAAGCCCTTGCTGGGCCTTCTTGCCTCATTGGCAGTGATGTGGTGGTGTATGCACTAA